One region of Phragmites australis chromosome 18, lpPhrAust1.1, whole genome shotgun sequence genomic DNA includes:
- the LOC133899314 gene encoding cytochrome P450 89A2-like has protein sequence MEDWLYYSLSIIFVCLALFLLSSLRPAKPSLPPGPTGLSVFGPLLLFVWTNFGIEPIIRAARSWYGPVFTLYLLPSSPVIVIADRAVAHRVLVRSGAAFDDRPPANIVTRIFSSDQHSITAGAYGPLWRVLRRNLTSKVLHPSCHRRYAAARQGAVSGLIAGIKRQMSGDAVVVIEGLLHDAIFHVFVSICFGEALGDGVIAAVTALQREFLTSVVGFQVFGTWPAVTKYVFRRQWKRMLSIRRRQEELFTPLIRARKARREAAGDNFAVDSYVDSLLGLRIPEDGGRDLMESEMVSLCSEFLSGGTDSTVAAMQWTMANLVAQPEIQAKLRADIHHVAGAGAGIQEEHLPRMPYLRAVVLEGLRRHPPGHLMVPHAATEGGATLDGFCVPRHAPVTFTVASIAMDEAVWPDARRFRPERFLPGGEAEDVDLTGSKEIKMMPFGAGRRICPGMALGLLHLEYFVANLVREFEWTEVPGEPVQFAERQEMSVVMRRPLRAKVVPCMHK, from the coding sequence ATGGAGGACTGGCTCTACTACTCCCTCTCCATCATCTTCGTCTGCCTTGCCCTGTTCCTCCTCTCTTCCCTCCGGCCGGCCAAACCTTCGCTACCACCCGGCCCAACCGGGCTGTCGGTATTTGGCCCGCTCCTCTTATTCGTCTGGACAAACTTTGGCATCGAACCGATCATCCGCGCCGCCCGGTCTTGGTACGGCCCGGTCTTCACACTCTACCTCCTCCCTTCTAGCCCGGTCATCGTTATTGCCGATCGAGCCGTGGCGCACCGGGTCCTGGTAAGGTCCGGCGCGGCTTTCGATGACAGGCCGCCGGCCAACATCGTCACCCGGATTTTTTCGAGCGACCAGCACAGCATCACGGCCGGTGCGTATGGCCCGCTCTGGCGCGTACTCCGCCGCAACCTCACCAGCAAAGTCCTCCACCCGTCATGCCACCGCCGGTACGCCGCGGCTCGCCAGGGTGCCGTTTCAGGCCTCATCGCCGGCATCAAACGGCAAATGAGCGGTGACGCAGTAGTCGTTATCGAAGGACTCCTTCACGACGCCATTTTCCACGTGTTCGTCAGCATCTGCTTTGGCGAAGCGCTCGGCGACGGCGTCATCGCGGCCGTCACGGCGCTGCAGAGGGAGTTCTTGACGTCGGTGGTCGGTTTCCAGGTATTCGGTACGTGGCCGGCAGTCACCAAGTACGTGTTCCGGCGCCAGTGGAAGAGGATGTTGTCCATCCGGCGCCGGCAGGAGGAGCTATTCACTCCTCTGATTCGAGCACGCAAGGCGCGACGCGAGGCCGCCGGCGACAACTTTGCAGTGGACTCCTACGTGGACTCACTCCTTGGCCTCCGAATCCCCGAAGATGGCGGCAGAGACCTCATGGAGAGCGAGATGGTGAGCTTGTGCTCCGAGTTCTTGTCCGGCGGCACGGACTCGACGGTCGCGGCGATGCAGTGGACGATGGCGAACCTCGTGGCGCAGCCAGAGATCCAAGCGAAGCTCAGGGCCGACATACACCACGTTGCTGGCGCGGGAGCTGGCATTCAGGAGGAGCACCTGCCGCGGATGCCGTACCTCAGGGCCGTGGTGCTGGAGGGGCTCCGGCGGCACCCACCGGGCCACCTCATGGTGCCGCACGCGGCGACCGAGGGCGGCGCGACGCTTGACGGCTTCTGTGTTCCGAGGCACGCGCCGGTGACCTTCACGGTTGCCAGCATTGCAATGGACGAGGCGGTGTGGCCGGACGCGAGGCGGTTCCGGCCCGAGCGGTTCCTTCCAGGCGGCGAGGCGGAGGACGTGGACCTGACCGGCAGCAAGGAGATCAAGATGATGCCGTTCGGAGCCGGGCGGAGGATCTGCCCCGGCATGGCACTGGGGCTGCTGCACCTCGAGTACTTCGTGGCCAATCTGGTGAGGGAGTTCGAGTGGACGGAGGTGCCCGGCGAGCCGGTGCAGTTCGCCGAGAGGCAGGAGATGTCCGTCGTAATGCGGCGGCCGCTCCGTGCCAAGGTCGTCCCGTGCATGCACAagtaa